In one window of Microplitis demolitor isolate Queensland-Clemson2020A chromosome 4, iyMicDemo2.1a, whole genome shotgun sequence DNA:
- the LOC103574880 gene encoding WD repeat-containing protein 44, producing the protein MSGSSDSEEFFDAEDDSFNRSSRKSNGRDSLPASNLEKPSTALMSDDNIFVKPLDPKPIIQLTQPQPSSLPPNSSDESKSTNSKTDDDEKTSDKLTGRRRFRELRQRMQTEDDDIPINNSPPDSQTSSIEGVYPAPAKTTHPFRIIEHDTVSLQSMTSLGRVGRILAGGPDSVSGVLHHGVSCPIPLTRDIPMSSIPSKDEDTGSEKVSQSSSVLTLSGDIVQDCASTVNGRKEFINTHCEANVRLQEPDVIASTKSSGKSIDHPDTQGPAVAPVAPPRRKKKSKPQTPTDLAPSTAEGSVPASSLPSPASTIESITREFEHSLDIRSATKGQYVVKPQDEDKSKAEGPSAEEIERLEKMKAELISLQSSDKSSSPMGSLSSNSVGRYSLGQHRLPGSLQGTRERRKSAGDQDMVKQLNMFVRTRTDSGKRLTDMEILEQVTVLNLDTGERVPLSIAEDKLPQCMNPLSLHIMRLTSEYVSNSSLDKEKESDEESVDSKMSSIPPDEDVSVGRVRKKTQKIKRFLGSTVRKTMDKAKSIAQEVSHARHKEDVMDIVDDVYPGEPQCIKLKASNSHKGPYEFSNLQHVQDLSGEHVGPVWCMKFSACGRLLATAGQDRVLRIWVLRDAFRYFQDMRTKYNAEKVSPTPSQESLVSQQSMEDPNIIASALSEVEGTKSPFMPKPFCTYTGHTSDLLDVSWSKNYFVLSSSMDKTVRLWHISRKECLCCFQHIDFVTAIVFHPRDDRYFLSGSLDGKLRLWNIPDKKVAVWNEVNGNTKLITAANFCQNGKFAVVGSYDGRCIFYNTDQLKYHTQIDVRSTRGKNARGRKISGIEPMPGEDKILVTSNDSRIRLYDLRDLNLSCKYKGYVNVSSQIKASFSPDGQYIVAGSENQCIYIWKTHHDYSKFSSVRRDRNDFWEGIKAHNAVVTCAVFAPNPDSIIRQIEAREKCDSHDSNNDNNNAGSNNKKPVVDPVVEQRTKGCGGHVLVSADFNGCIKVFLNKTKPKHSSLPASALA; encoded by the exons ATGTCGGGGAGCAGTGATTctgaagaattttttgatgCTGAAGATGACAGTTTTAATCGTAGCTCaag AAAAAGCAATGGCCGTGACTCACTACCAGCTAGTAATCTCGAAAAACCTTCGACCGCCTTGATGTCCGATGATAATATTTTCGTAAAACCACTGGACCCAAAACCTATAATACAACTAACTCAACCTCAACCATCATCTTTACCACCAAATTCTAGTGACGAATCAAAATCTACAAATAgcaaaacagatgacgatgaaAAAACATCTGATAAATTAACGGGACGAAGACGTTTTCGTGAACTACGTCAACGTATGCAAACAGAAGATGATGACATACCGATAAATAATTCACCTCCCGATAGTCAGACATCATCAATAGAAGGTGTCTATCCAGCACCAGCAAAAACTACTCATCCATTTCGTATTATCGAACATGATACCGTGAGTCTTCAAAGCATGACATCACTTGGTAGAGTCGGTAGAATATTAGCCGGAGGTCCTGATTCTGTTTCTGGTGTTCTTCATCATGGTGTTTCCTGTCCAATTCCACTAACACGTGATATCCCGATGTCATCAATTCCCAGTAAAGATGAAGATACTGGTTCTGAAAAAGTATCACAGTCATCAAGTGTACTGACGCTATCGGGTGACATTGTCCAAGACTGCGCATCGACTGTCAATGGAcgaaaagaatttattaatactcatTGCGAAGCTAATGTCAGATTACAAGAACCAGATGTCATTGCTAGCACTAAATCTAGTGGCAAATCGATTGATCATCCAGATACGCAAGGACCCGCAGTTGCTCCAGTCGCACCACCGAgacgaaagaaaaaatctaaaCCACAAACACCAACCGATCTTGCT cctTCTACAGCAGAGGGATCGGTACCTGCATCATCACTGCCAAGTCCAGCTAGtacaattgaatcaataaCTCGTGAATTTGAACACTCATTGGACATAAGATCTGCTACAAAAGGACAATACGTCGTAAAGCCACAG GACGAGGATAAATCAAAAGCTGAAGGACCTTCGGCAGAAGAAATAGAGCGTTTGGAAAAAATGAAAGCTGAGTTGATAAGCTTACAATCTAGTGACAAATCTAGTAGCCCGATGGGTTCTTTATCGAGCAATAGCGTTGGTCGATACTCACTTGGCCAGCACCGATTGCCAGGTAGTCTTCAAGGTACACGGGAACGACGTAAATCAGCTGGTGACCAGGATATGGTCAAACAACTTAATATGTTCGTAAGAACGAGAACTGATTCTGGCAAACGTCTTACAGATATG GAGATCTTAGAACAAGTAACAGTATTGAACTTGGATACAGGAGAACGCGTGCCTTTAAGTATAGCTGAAGATAAATTACCTCAATGTATGAATCCCTTGTCATTGCACATCATGCGTTTGACTTCTGAGTATGTTAGCAATTCAAGCCTTgacaaagaaaaagaaagcGATGAAGAAAGTGTCGATTCAAAGATGTCATCGATACCGCCAGACGAAGACGTGTCAGTCGGACGGGTCCGTAAAAAAACCCAAAAGATTAAACGCTTTTTGGGATCTACTGTAAGAAAGACTATGGACAAAGCTAAATCTATAGCACAAGAAGTGTCTCATGCCCGTCACAAAGAAGACGTTATGGATATTGTTGATGATGTCTATCCTGGCGAGCCACAGTGTATCAAACTCAAAGCATCTAATAGTCACAAAGGACCGTATGAATTTTCGAATCTTCAGCATGTCCAGGACTTGAGCGGAGAACATGTAGGTCCTGTTTGGTGCATGAAATTCTCAGCTTGCGGGCGATTACTTGCTACTGCTGGCCAAGATCGTGTTCTTAGGATATGGGTACTCAGAGACGCTTTTAGATATTTTCAAGATATGCGCACTAAATACAATGCAGAGAAg gtaAGTCCAACACCGTCCCAAGAGTCATTGGTCTCTCAACAGTCTATGGAAGATCCAAATATAATAGCCAGTGCACTAAGTGAAGTAGAAGGCACAAAAAGTCCATTTATGCCGAAACCCTTCTGCACATACACTGGACATACATCCGATCTGTTGGATGTATCatggtcaaaaaattattttgttttatcatcCTCAATGGATAAAACAGTTCGTCTATGGCACATATCTCGCAAAGAATGTCTATGCTGTTTTCAACACATTGATTTCGTAACTGCAATAGTGTTCCATCCTCGTGATGATCGTTACTTCTTATCTGGCTCGTTAGACGGTAAATTACGACTATGGAATATTCCGGATAAAAAAGTCGCCGTGTGGAATGAAGTTAACGGTAacacaaaattaataacagctgctaatttttgtcaaaatggCAAATTTGCTGTTGTCGGATCTTATGATGGCcgttgtatattttataatactgaTCAGTTAAAATATCATACACAAATAGATGTGCGGTCTACACGTGGTAAAAATGCACGTGGTCGTAAAATAAGCGGAATTGAGCCAATGCCCGGGGAAGATAAAATTCTAGTTACGTCAAATGATAGTCGTATTCGTCTTTATGATTTACGTGATCTCAATTTATCGTGTAAATACAAGGGTTATGTTAATGTAAGTAGTCAAATAAAAGCTAGTTTTAGTCCAGATGGGCAGTATATTGTCGCAGGTTCGGAAAATCagtgtatttatatatggaaaacCCACCACGATTATTCGAAATTTTCAAGTGTTAGACGTGATCGCAATGATTTTTGGGAAGGTATAAAAGCGCATAATGCTGTTGTCACGTGTGCTGTATTTGCACCTAACCCGGATAGTATAATAAGACAGATTGAAGCCAGAGAAAAGTGCGATAGTcatgatagtaataatgataacaataacgctgggtcaaataataaaaaaccgGTTGTTGATCCAGTTGTTGAACAAAGGACCAAAGGCTGTGGTGGACATGTACTTGTTAGTGCGGATTTTAATGGAtgtattaaagtttttttgaataaaactaAACCAAAGCATAGTTCACTTCCTGCTTCTGCGCTTGCATAA
- the LOC103574879 gene encoding uncharacterized protein LOC103574879 produces MITKAFVIVSFCVAASLQLTEFTPCENNEPMPENLNVVNCDIEPCLFYKGFNVNAYWDFTAVNYTTSLRPEAKLTAFGFITLPYSIPETNSISTLAYNEKFPLQALDTRTYQLSMPVIDAAVPNVEFVVKLSLFDNNRNVLSCFKVRAKVLIP; encoded by the exons ATGATCACTAAAG CATTTGTTATTGTGTCATTCTGCGTGGCTGCTTCGCTCCAGTTGACAGAATTTACGCCCTGCGAGAATAATGAACCAATGCCTGAAAATTTGAACGTCGTTAATTGTGATATTGAACCGTGTCTATTTTACAAAGGGTTTAATGTCAATGCATACTGGGACTTTACAGCAG TTAATTACACCACCTCATTGAGACCAGAAGCTAAACTTACTGCCTTTGGATTCATAACCCTTCCGTACTCAATTCCCGAAACGAATTCTATTAGCACTCTCGCATATAATGAGAAATTTCCCCTGCAAGCACTTGATACCAGAACTTATCAGCTGAGTATGCCTGTGATCGATGCAGCGGTCCCGAATGTTGAGTTTGTTGTTAAACTTTcgttatttgataataatagaaatgTTCTCAGTTGTTTCAAAGTCAGAGCAAAAGTTTTGATCCCTTAA